In bacterium, the genomic stretch AGCAACAAGGCTCCGCCGTCGGAGCTGCTGTGCTCCTGGTCGAAGGCGGCCACGACGGGCTTCGAGATCAAGTCGGGAAAGGTGACAGTCTGTGCGGTAGTATCCGGCTTCATGAAGGGGCCCTTGTTGAGGGGAAACGCGTGTCGCAACTCGTTTCTACCGCAACTGGGGCCTTCTTCAATTCAAGACCACGACTTCTTCATGAATTATTCGCGCTAGTACGGGTGCCGCTCGCCTTCCGGCTGGGTGCGCCAGCGGCGGTGGATCCAGATCCAGTGATCCGGCGCCTCCCGGATGGCGTCTTCGATGGGACGGGTCATGCGGTGTGCGTTCTCGTGCAACGCAGCGGCTTTGTCGTCTCCCTCGTCGACGAGTTCGATGGGCGGGCCGAAACGTGCAACGTGGTGGATGCCATCTGGCTGCCGATACAGGAAGACCGGGATCACGGGGCAACCGGTACGCATGGCGATCCTCGGCGGGCCATCCCGGGTGCAGGCCAGGCGCCCGAAGAAGGGCACGAACACGCCCTCGCGCCGGCGGCAATTCTGGTCATAGGGCATGGCGAGAACGCGACCATTCCTCAGACCGGTGAGTGCTGCACGAGCCGCGTTGCCCCGTGGCAGCAACTCGGCTCCACTATCACCACGCATCTGACCTAACAATGCATTCAGAATCGGGTTTTCTCGTGGACGATGGACCACGGCAGCAGGCACATCGCGGGCGACCATCGCAGCCGCAAGAATTTCCCAGGATCCGAAATGAGCGGTCAGGACCACGACCCCTCCGTTCCTCGAGGCCTTGCGAGCGGCTTCCAGATGCTCGAAGCCTTCGACGCTCACGCGCTCTCGCAGCGCTTCCCGGCTCAGTGAGCCGACGCGGGCGAACTCAGCCAGGCCGCGGCCCAGATTCGCGAAGGATCGCACCATCACATCGCGACGCTTCTCATCACTCCAATCGGGGAAGGCGATGCGAAGGTTCAACATGGCGTCTGCGGTGCGGGGGCCCCGAAGACGGGCGTAGCCAGCTCCGAATGCTGCGGCCAAACCCAGCGCTGCTCGATCCGGGACGAGACGAAGCAGCCCCAGGACGGCCCTCACCAGCACTGCAGCCATGCGGTCAGCGAGGCTCGGGTGTTCGCCGTGGCCGTTGGGGCTGGAGGGCGGAGGTGCGGCCTCCGCTGGACTCACAGCGCCTCCAGCCAGCCGAGTTCCACTTCCTTGAGTTCCCCCCACACTTCCCGATCGATGGCGCGGTAGCGATCGATGGCCTCGTCGTAGCGATCCGGCGCGCCTTCGGCCTCGGCGATCTCGCGGGCCTTCTGCCGTACCCAATCGATATGCCAACCCTCATCCTTGGTCACCGAACGCAGCACTTCGAGCGTGCGCTCGGGAACGCCCTCGAGCTTCAGGTGTTCCTGGTAGCGCTTGAGTGCCCGCTGCTCGACGACCACCGTGAGTGACAGGAGATCGATGGGCTTCCTGGGAAGACCCGCGCGCTTGCCGATCCGCACCTGGTAGCCATCGGTGATCGGCACCGGCGCCCGACCGAGTTCCTTGATCCGTTCGGTCCACAGCCAGGCGTGGCGCGTCTCGTCGGACAGATGCTCGGAGAGAAGCATCTGGGATTCGTCGTCCTTCAGGATGCGGAGGAGCCGATAGACCAGGTTGGAACCGCGTAGCTCGGCATCGCGGTAGTAGGAGTAGATCCGGACCTCCATATCGACGCTGTCCGTGGGAGCCGGGAGTGTTTCACTTGCAGCCGCCATGCCTCGTACCTGCCTCGCGTTGGGCCGGAAGTTCCCCGACCGTGCGGGGGGAACCGGCTGAGGGGACGATAGCCTGCCCGCTGGGGGCAGTCGAAGCAAGCCGAGAGGTTTTCACCTCGCTAGAACTCGCGCTCCATCACGACATGGGGGCCGATCCCCGGAAGATCGAATTCGGGCCCGATCCGGTGGAAGCCGTGTCGGTCGTAGAACCGGGCCGCAGAGAGCCGGGCGTTGCACCAGACCCGTTCGCCGCCGGCTGCAGACATCTTCTCCAATGCGACTTTCAGGAGCCGGGCTCCAATTCCGTGCCCCCGGTCGTCCGACGCGATGGCCATTCCGCGCAATCGATAGGAGCCGCGCGCCCTGCCGCTCTCCTCTCGCTCTTCCAGGGAGAGCGTGATCGTGCCGACCACATCAACGCCTCGATAGGCCGCCAGATGAAAGCTGCCAGGCGCCTCGTCGCCCGGATAGATCAATTCTTCCGGCGCCTGATTCGGGCGCAGTACTTGCTGACGCAAAGCGCGAGTCAGCTCGGCGGGGACGGATCGGATCTCGATCATTCCCTTTCGCGGCGAATGCGGATGCCCGCATGCTCGAGCACCGCGGCGATCGGCGAGGGCTTGCGCACGGTGACGGTCACGGCGTCTACGCCGAATTTGTCGAGCACGGCGTCGGCGATCCGCTGGCCCAGGGCTTCGACCAGCTTGTGCTCCTGGTTCGAGGCCACGTCCGCAGCGATCTCGAAGATGCGCTTGTAGTGGATCGTCTGCTGAATGCGATCGCTGCGGCCGGCGGCGCGTAGATCCGTCTCGATCTCCAGGTCGAGGCGGACCGGCCGGCGCATCTTTCGCTCGGCGGCGGTCACGCCCAGGGCAGCAGGCACCTGGATGCCTTCCAACAGAATCGTATCGGGGTGATCGCTCATGGGACCTCCGGCGGGAGCTGACGAGAAGGGGTACAAAGTATCCCTTTCCAAGGCCCAAGGAGCACCCCATGACCCTCGACGAGATCCAGCGGAGGGAGGCGCGCCACTTCCTACCGGTCGTGAACCGCATGCCGGTCGCGTTGGTAGAGGGGCGTGGATCTCGCGTGACGGACGTCGACGGCCGGGAATACGTCGATCTGACCGCGGGATGGGGCGTGTGCTCGATCGGCCATTGCCATCCCGTCCTCGTGGAGGCCATCTCCGAACAGGCCGGCCGGCTGATGCAGACCACGAACCTCTTCTACACCCTGCCCCAGCTGGACGCTGCAGAGGCCCTGACCGGGCTCTCGCCTGCCGAACTCAGCCGGGTCTTCTTCGTGAACTCCGGCACCGAGGCGGTGGAGGGCATCCTCAAGCTCGCCCATCGGGCGACGGGGCGAAGCAAATTCGTCTCGACGACCGGATCCTTCCACGGCCGGACGCTCGGCGCTCTGGCCGTGATCGGCCAGGCCAAGCATCGCGACCCCTACCAGGATCTCCTGCCGGAACCCGTCACCGTGCCTTTCGGGGATGGCGACGCTGCCATCGCGGCGATCGACGGGCAGACGGCTGCCATCATCATCGAACCCGTACAGGGAGAGGGAGGCGTCAACACTCCCCCGGCCGGCTATCTCGCGCGGCTGCGGAAACGCTGTACGGAGACCGGCGCGCTGTTGATCTTCGACGAAGTGCAGACCGGCATCGGCCGCACCGGACGTATGCTGGCCCTCGAACACGAAGGCGTCGTTCCGGATGCGCTGACCCTTGGCAAAGGCCTCGGGGGAGGTTTCCCGGTCGCCGCGTTCCTATGCAGCGAAGGTGTCGCCGAGACGGTCACGCCAGGCGACCACGGCGGAACCTACATCGGCAGTCCCCTGGCCACCGCGGCGGTCAACGCCGTGCTGAAGGTCGTCGACGATGAGAAACTCGTGCAGCGCTCCGCCGAGCTCGGCGAAAAGCTGGGCGCCCGCCTACGCGCCTACGCCGACGCCCACCCGGACAAAGCAGAAGGCGAACGGGGCCAGGGTCTCCTGCGGGGCCTCGTGCTGCGCAACACCGAGTACGCCGGAACCATCCCCCGACGCGCCCTCGAACAGGGCATCCTGATCAATGTGACCGCCGGCAACGTGATGCGCTTCTTCCCAGCCCTCAACATTCCCGAAGACGACCTCTTCGAATCCCTCGAAAGCCTGCTAGCCCTGATAAGTCAATAACGGGGACGGGTCAGTACTTCGGCGCCGTCGTCGGTGACGAGGATGGTGTGCTCCCATTGAGCGGAGAGCTTTCCGTCGACGGTGACGGCGGTCCAGCCGTCGTCGAGAATTTCGGTCTTCCACTGGCCGAGGTTGATCATGGGCTCGATCGTGAAGGTCATGCCAGCGCGCAGGCGCATGCCGGTGCCCGGGGTGCCGTAGTGAAGAATCGATGGCGGAGTATGGAAGACGCGGCCCGTGCCATGGCCCGTAAACTCGCGGACGACTTCGTAGCCCTGAGCTTCGGCAAACGTCTGGATGGCGTGTCCGATATCACCGACCCGGCTGCCATCCTTCACCGTCCGGATGCCGAGCCACATCGCATGCCATGTGTCCTTGACCAACCGCCGTGCCACGGGTGAGACGTCGCCGATCATGAAGGTGCGGGACGAATCGCCATGCCAGCCGTCCAGCAGCGGGGTGACATCGACGTTCACGATATCGCCTTCGCGAAGCACGCGTCCCTCGTCGGGAATGCCGTGACAAACCACATCATTCACCGATGTGCAGCAATGGCCCGGGAAGGGAGGCGTGCCGTGGTTCACGTAGCCATAAGGCGCACTGGTCGCCCCGGCGGCGCGGGTCATTTCGTCCACGACCCGGTCCACCGCTGCGGTCGTCACGCCGGGCCCGATCATCTCGGCCACCCCGTCCAGGATTTCGCAGGCCAAGCGCCCAGCGGTGCGCATGCCGTCTGCTTCCCCAGGCGAGAGGATGGGGCAGGGCGACTTTGAGCGGCTCGAACGGGCCTTTTTCTTGTTCTTCTTCATGCGCACCGGGGGAGGGAGGATAGGGGGCGCCAACCCCCTTGCCTACTGCTCGCCTTCCAGCTCTTCTCGCAACAGCCCGATGAGGTAGGGACGCATGCCCCCCGGCTGGACGATCGCCTCCAGGGAACCCACGTCCAGAGCGCGCTCGACGGAGTGGACCCCGTCGAACTCCTCGGCCAATTCGGATTGCTTCTCCAGGGTGACATCGGCGAGGGTCTGGTCGTAGTTGGCGCGGCCGTTTTCGCTGCCCCGGCCCGAGCGCAACGCCCGGACCCGTTCGTCGGCGAGAGCCCGGGCCCGCACCTCTCGGCCGAAAACCACCTTCGCCGCCGGTCCTCCGCCGAGCACCGAGGCGAAGGAGCCCGAGAGGGCTGCCGCCCGGAGGCGCGGATTCAACTCCTGGGAGAACACGACGTAGGCGCCACCGTGGTAGCGCGAAACGACGAGGAAGAGGATCGGCCCGTCGAAGTTCACGACGGCCCGCGCGATTTCCGCGCCGTACTCGAGTTGCAGCTTGCGCATCGATTCCGGCGACCCGTCGAAGCCGGAGAGATTCGCCAGGATCACGACCGGCCGGTTGCCGCTGGCCGCATTGAGGGCCCGCGCCATCTTCTTGGACGAAAGCGGAAACAGCGTGCCGCCGGTCCAGGTATTCGGGCCGTCCGCGGGCAGATAGCCCTCACGCGTGATCCCCTGGCTCTCGATGCCAACCAGGCAGACTGGCGTCCCTCCCAGATGCGCATCCCAGACGACCGCCATCTCTGCGCCCACCCATCCTCGCCAGCGCTCGAGGTGCCCACCGTCGCGATCGACGACCGCCTCCATCAGGGGGCGCATGGGGAAGGGACGTTTGCGTCCGGGATTGGTCGCATCGTCGAAGATCTCTCCAACGGTCGCGAAATCTACGCTTGCCGGGTCCAGCGTGACGTCCCGATCTTCCGGATCTCCACTCTCGACCGAGCGGGGCCGTTTCTCTCCCGGCACGACGTAGCTGTAGCGATAGTGGTCGTAGAGAATTCGATAGGCATCGCCAAGATCGTTGGCGAAGTACTGGGCCTCGCCGTTTGGCCCCATGATCCGCTCGAAGCCCCCGATAGCCACCTCGTCCTCGGCAGATACTGCCCCCGATGCCTCGAGGGCTGCACGGCCAGTCAACACCATCGATGCGCCTTGGGTCATGACGAGCACGCCCTTCGTGTGCATCAACATCGTAGAGAGCGAATCCCAATAGCTCTGGGCGCCTACGTTCACGCCCGCCACGATCATATGCACCGTGCCACCCGCCTGGGTGAACTCCACGATGCGGCGCACGACCCGTGCCGTTGCATCCAGATTCTCGGTACCACTATCCATCGCGATCCGCGCCCCGCTCGAAACGGGGATCCACTCGACGGGTACACGTAGCTCCCCGGCCAGATCGATCGCGGCTACGATGCGATCACATTCAGCGGAAGCCAACGATCCCATGCCTTGGGTCGGATCCGAGAGCACGACCACGCGCTTCATGCCCTCCGGAACTTTCTCCGTAGGCGTCGTCATCACGCCGAACACGACGGAACAGACATTTCGGCCATACGGCCGTCCAGAGCAGGGCAATGCCCGCAGCGTTTCCGATTGCGGGTCTAGATCGTATTCGACGAAGCTCCCTGCCGGCAGGCGATCCTCCTGACGGCTGCCGGTGAGCATGCGAATGATCTCGTAGGGGTAGACCAGGCGCCGCCGCCGGGCCTCGACCACCCGACGCTCGTAGTCGTTGCGTGTCGAGAGTGCACCGTCGCGCGGCTCGCGCCACAAGATGGTCATGTTCGCGCCGGTGATGTCGGAGATCACGACCTCCGTGCCGCGGCTCGGCAGCTCGGGTGCGCCGCGATCGAGCAACCGCAACCGCACGACGACCTTCTCGAGCCCGAGGTTTCGCGTGGCCGGGGCCAACCGGCGAGAGAGCCGTTCGGCGATCTCAGCGTCCAGGAAGACCTCCGGAGCCACGTAGACCTGGATGCGATTCCATTGGAGCCGACGCTTGGGATCGCGATCCGTCAGCATGGTGCGAAGCGACCGGGTCGCCTCGAAGAACGTGTGTTCGAACGCGGCCATATGAAGAGCCGCCTCGCGGCCATCATCCGGAGAGCGACTGCGCATATCCGCCAGCACGATCAGTCGTTCGTCACCTTCGGCCTCTCGACTGCGGCCGTGAAAGCAGTAGATGTCCTCCGGCCCCTCGACACGCTCGAGTTCGAAGTGATCCAATCGGTCCAGGTCGATCCGTGTCGCCGCCTCGGGGTGGATCCCGTGGTACGACTCATCGATGCGGAAGCCCGTCGGGGTTGGCACCCAGGTGCGATGCAGAGGCGCCGTTTCGTTGCGTACGCCGGTCAAGGTAAAACGGCCCGCCGGAAGCCCGCCGCCTAGCACTGCCTCCGCGGCCCGGCCCAACGCTTCGAGTTCACTACCTTCGTCGGATACGGGAACGAAGAGTTCGATCGCGTGGACCGCCGGCCATTCGTGGCTTTCTCGCAGGGATGCTGCTGCCTTGACCAGTTCGCCGACCAGCTCGGAGGCGCGATCCCCATCGACAGTTCCCGCTAGCACGGTCCGTCCACCAGGGAACTCGACTCTCTCCACCCAATGGTCGCCGGCCCGTTGAGAGGCCTGGTCGAGGGGCGCTGCCGGGGAGTAGATGCGGCGGAGATGGCTGGCCAAGGCGATCGAGCGACGCCTCGAGTCCGGATCCCCGAGCCAGTGGCCGACCCGGTCGAATACGGCACGCGGCGCGTCGGCCAGGTGAAAGAGCACTTCCTCCGGCGGCGCCGTGGGCGCGGATTCGGCGGCTTCGAGCCAGATCTTGACCTCTTTGGTCGTGCTTTCGGCAAGCCGTTCGATATCAGGCCGTTCGAAGAGCTGATAGCGCGCCAACGTTGCGGCGTCTGCGACAGCGTGGGAAACGAACCCGCGCATACCAGCAATGGCGTCGAGCGCTTCGGCAAGCGCCGCGTCATCCCCCAGGTGCAGGCCGGCCTGGGCGAGCTGGCCGACACGACGCAGCATCGCCAGCACCAGACGATCGCGGCGCTCCGGGGCCAACTGGCTCGCGAGCAGACGCAATACGGCGCGCTCGAGAGCATCCGAGGGATCCAGGCTATTCACGCCATAGTGGGCCAGTGCGCGTCGCACGCGGTCGAGATAGATCTCGGTCAGCCCCGCGCCAGAAGCGCGCATGCGCCGCACGAACATTCGCAGGCGAGCGGCATTCGACGGACCTTCGGTCCCGGACAACGAAGCGGCTGGAGAGCGGATGAAGAGCGTCGCGACATCAGCAAAGTAAACCAGTTCGTGACTGAGTTCCGCGAGCTCCCGGTGGAAACCGTCAGAGAGTTCGTCGGGAAGCGGCGCCTCCAGAAACGCGGCCAACCGATCGGCGCGTTGCGGATTCGCATCATAGCCGAGCAGGACACGCCGGACCTCATCGCGCACGGCCTCGATGGCGTCGCGACGAATCGCACGGGGCATCTGATCGGCGGCCGCGAGGTCGGGCCGGCCGAGCCGCTCATCCTTCTCGGCCGCGAACAGCGGTTCCAACGGATCCGACAATTCCTCGAAAACGATGCGCCGAGAGCCATGATCCTCGTTGCCGTTCTCGGCGGATGCGTCGATGACGAGGATGACGTCACCTGCCGCCACTTGCTCGCCCTTGCGAACGCGCACCTCACTGATGATGCCGGAGACGGGAGCCTCGAAAGCCACCTCCATCTTCATCGCCTCGAGCAGGCCCAACGCCTGGCCCGAGCGCACGCTATCGCCGGGTTCGACATGGACCGCAACGACCATGGCCGGTGCAGCCGCACGAACCTGGCCCGCTGTCTGGGAGCCGAACCGATGACTGCGGCCCTCCACCTCGACCCGCAGGCCCGTCTCGGTCAGGTCGTAGAGTAGACGATAGGTGCGGCTTCCGATCTCCAACCGTGCGGCATGTTCGCCTTCTTCGCGAAGCGTCGCCGTCAGCACGCGCCCATCGAGGTGCACCCTGTAGCGCCATCCACCGGTCGCGTAGACCGCCAGGCGATATTGGTCCCCCTCGTGGGTGAGATCGATCTCCTGACCCTGGGGCGGCGCCAGCCTGCTCGAGGCCACATTGCCTGGATCGGAAAAGAAGTTGAGCCTTACGAGGGCGCGGTGGCGTTGGTAGGAGAGGATCGATGCAGCCAGCAACGCGACATCGGCGTGCTCGCGCTCCAACTGGGCTGCGCCGAGGCGATCCAGCCAGGTCGTATCGACCCCACCGGCCCGGAAATCCTCATGCTCGAGGATCTCGAGCAGGTAGCCCTTGTTCGTCGTCCCGCCTTCGATCACCAGATCGAAATCCAGGAGCGCTGAGACCAACCGGGCCCGCGCTTCTTCGCGCGTGTTGCCGGTTGCGATCACTTTCGCGACGAGGGAATCGAACGAGGATGGAACCTCG encodes the following:
- a CDS encoding lysophospholipid acyltransferase family protein, which codes for MSPAEAAPPPSSPNGHGEHPSLADRMAAVLVRAVLGLLRLVPDRAALGLAAAFGAGYARLRGPRTADAMLNLRIAFPDWSDEKRRDVMVRSFANLGRGLAEFARVGSLSREALRERVSVEGFEHLEAARKASRNGGVVVLTAHFGSWEILAAAMVARDVPAAVVHRPRENPILNALLGQMRGDSGAELLPRGNAARAALTGLRNGRVLAMPYDQNCRRREGVFVPFFGRLACTRDGPPRIAMRTGCPVIPVFLYRQPDGIHHVARFGPPIELVDEGDDKAAALHENAHRMTRPIEDAIREAPDHWIWIHRRWRTQPEGERHPY
- a CDS encoding ferritin-like domain-containing protein gives rise to the protein MAAASETLPAPTDSVDMEVRIYSYYRDAELRGSNLVYRLLRILKDDESQMLLSEHLSDETRHAWLWTERIKELGRAPVPITDGYQVRIGKRAGLPRKPIDLLSLTVVVEQRALKRYQEHLKLEGVPERTLEVLRSVTKDEGWHIDWVRQKAREIAEAEGAPDRYDEAIDRYRAIDREVWGELKEVELGWLEAL
- a CDS encoding GNAT family N-acetyltransferase, whose translation is MIEIRSVPAELTRALRQQVLRPNQAPEELIYPGDEAPGSFHLAAYRGVDVVGTITLSLEEREESGRARGSYRLRGMAIASDDRGHGIGARLLKVALEKMSAAGGERVWCNARLSAARFYDRHGFHRIGPEFDLPGIGPHVVMEREF
- the folB gene encoding dihydroneopterin aldolase; the protein is MSDHPDTILLEGIQVPAALGVTAAERKMRRPVRLDLEIETDLRAAGRSDRIQQTIHYKRIFEIAADVASNQEHKLVEALGQRIADAVLDKFGVDAVTVTVRKPSPIAAVLEHAGIRIRRERE
- a CDS encoding aminotransferase class III-fold pyridoxal phosphate-dependent enzyme, coding for MTLDEIQRREARHFLPVVNRMPVALVEGRGSRVTDVDGREYVDLTAGWGVCSIGHCHPVLVEAISEQAGRLMQTTNLFYTLPQLDAAEALTGLSPAELSRVFFVNSGTEAVEGILKLAHRATGRSKFVSTTGSFHGRTLGALAVIGQAKHRDPYQDLLPEPVTVPFGDGDAAIAAIDGQTAAIIIEPVQGEGGVNTPPAGYLARLRKRCTETGALLIFDEVQTGIGRTGRMLALEHEGVVPDALTLGKGLGGGFPVAAFLCSEGVAETVTPGDHGGTYIGSPLATAAVNAVLKVVDDEKLVQRSAELGEKLGARLRAYADAHPDKAEGERGQGLLRGLVLRNTEYAGTIPRRALEQGILINVTAGNVMRFFPALNIPEDDLFESLESLLALISQ
- the map gene encoding type I methionyl aminopeptidase, producing the protein MKKNKKKARSSRSKSPCPILSPGEADGMRTAGRLACEILDGVAEMIGPGVTTAAVDRVVDEMTRAAGATSAPYGYVNHGTPPFPGHCCTSVNDVVCHGIPDEGRVLREGDIVNVDVTPLLDGWHGDSSRTFMIGDVSPVARRLVKDTWHAMWLGIRTVKDGSRVGDIGHAIQTFAEAQGYEVVREFTGHGTGRVFHTPPSILHYGTPGTGMRLRAGMTFTIEPMINLGQWKTEILDDGWTAVTVDGKLSAQWEHTILVTDDGAEVLTRPRY
- a CDS encoding ATP-grasp domain-containing protein, with the protein product MVERGALVNRFDPVTRIAIANRGEAAMRCIRAIKALRAEEGSDLRAIALYTEIDRDAPFVRHADDAVLLPSPNGEVAAYLDHDGLIAALRQVRADAVWPGWGFVAEDARFVERLVAENLKFLGPDPAAMRALGDKIGSKRLAEEAGVPVTRWSGRELESLEDAEKQAERVGYPLVIKASAGGGGRGIRVVDTPDVLAEAYRSAGAEAESAFGDGRLFLEKKVEGGRHIEVQIAADRDGVVRAIGCRDCSVQRRHQKVIEEGPPPHLSDAEVQRLEGYAVKMAQAAGYVGVGTVEFLVSSSEFYFLEMNPRLQVEHGITEEIAGVDLVQTQIRIARGETIAELDILKRGAAIEARVCAEDPDAGFLPAPGRIARFDPALGPRVRLDSGVAAGSEVPSSFDSLVAKVIATGNTREEARARLVSALLDFDLVIEGGTTNKGYLLEILEHEDFRAGGVDTTWLDRLGAAQLEREHADVALLAASILSYQRHRALVRLNFFSDPGNVASSRLAPPQGQEIDLTHEGDQYRLAVYATGGWRYRVHLDGRVLTATLREEGEHAARLEIGSRTYRLLYDLTETGLRVEVEGRSHRFGSQTAGQVRAAAPAMVVAVHVEPGDSVRSGQALGLLEAMKMEVAFEAPVSGIISEVRVRKGEQVAAGDVILVIDASAENGNEDHGSRRIVFEELSDPLEPLFAAEKDERLGRPDLAAADQMPRAIRRDAIEAVRDEVRRVLLGYDANPQRADRLAAFLEAPLPDELSDGFHRELAELSHELVYFADVATLFIRSPAASLSGTEGPSNAARLRMFVRRMRASGAGLTEIYLDRVRRALAHYGVNSLDPSDALERAVLRLLASQLAPERRDRLVLAMLRRVGQLAQAGLHLGDDAALAEALDAIAGMRGFVSHAVADAATLARYQLFERPDIERLAESTTKEVKIWLEAAESAPTAPPEEVLFHLADAPRAVFDRVGHWLGDPDSRRRSIALASHLRRIYSPAAPLDQASQRAGDHWVERVEFPGGRTVLAGTVDGDRASELVGELVKAAASLRESHEWPAVHAIELFVPVSDEGSELEALGRAAEAVLGGGLPAGRFTLTGVRNETAPLHRTWVPTPTGFRIDESYHGIHPEAATRIDLDRLDHFELERVEGPEDIYCFHGRSREAEGDERLIVLADMRSRSPDDGREAALHMAAFEHTFFEATRSLRTMLTDRDPKRRLQWNRIQVYVAPEVFLDAEIAERLSRRLAPATRNLGLEKVVVRLRLLDRGAPELPSRGTEVVISDITGANMTILWREPRDGALSTRNDYERRVVEARRRRLVYPYEIIRMLTGSRQEDRLPAGSFVEYDLDPQSETLRALPCSGRPYGRNVCSVVFGVMTTPTEKVPEGMKRVVVLSDPTQGMGSLASAECDRIVAAIDLAGELRVPVEWIPVSSGARIAMDSGTENLDATARVVRRIVEFTQAGGTVHMIVAGVNVGAQSYWDSLSTMLMHTKGVLVMTQGASMVLTGRAALEASGAVSAEDEVAIGGFERIMGPNGEAQYFANDLGDAYRILYDHYRYSYVVPGEKRPRSVESGDPEDRDVTLDPASVDFATVGEIFDDATNPGRKRPFPMRPLMEAVVDRDGGHLERWRGWVGAEMAVVWDAHLGGTPVCLVGIESQGITREGYLPADGPNTWTGGTLFPLSSKKMARALNAASGNRPVVILANLSGFDGSPESMRKLQLEYGAEIARAVVNFDGPILFLVVSRYHGGAYVVFSQELNPRLRAAALSGSFASVLGGGPAAKVVFGREVRARALADERVRALRSGRGSENGRANYDQTLADVTLEKQSELAEEFDGVHSVERALDVGSLEAIVQPGGMRPYLIGLLREELEGEQ